A single Marinobacter sp. es.042 DNA region contains:
- a CDS encoding putative nucleotidyltransferase substrate binding domain-containing protein, whose product MQAELVDIRNHMAQYPPFDEMAEELLDRVVGDIEIVYFKAGSQILELGDPSSWLYYVRSGAVEIYRRTGELYNRISEGEVFGQFGLLMNRKVRFPAKALEDVLLYKIPYDTFQYLWENDDNFADFVEIEDRSRLRSAVSRREKSNQLMTSKVTRLIAREPVSAPHTVRLQEAARIMTENGVSALLLMDEEGEKPLLKGIITDRDLRTRALSEALASETPISEIMSEDLITIRSNMFIFEAMLTMLHNNVHHLPVMDRDEVRGVIALSDIVKYESQSSLYLVSNIYHQQDVKGLKKISLDVRDSFVRMVNEDANSHMIGSAMAGIGRSFTQRLLTLGEEKLGPPPVPFCFMALGSMARDEQLVVTDQDNAMILDDSFVPEEHDEYFLALAKFVSDGLAECGYTYCTGDIMATNQKWRQPLRVWKDYFTDWIDNPKAEALLNSNIFFDLDGIYGETDFAEQLKTLVADKASNSQRFLAMLARNALNRTPPIGFFRTFVLEEDGKHQKTFNLKRRGTAPLSDLIRVHALACGSRAQNSFERLKAIGNTKLLLDDDLGNLRDALEFISIVRIRHQALAIEADRQPDNNVRPEDLSPFERSHLKDAFQVVSGAQKFLKFRYHAGVARNV is encoded by the coding sequence ATGCAGGCCGAGCTGGTCGACATCCGCAATCACATGGCTCAATACCCGCCGTTTGACGAGATGGCCGAGGAGCTGCTCGACAGAGTGGTTGGCGACATCGAGATTGTGTACTTCAAGGCCGGGAGCCAGATCCTCGAACTGGGTGACCCGAGCAGTTGGCTGTATTACGTGCGCAGTGGCGCCGTCGAGATCTATCGGCGCACCGGGGAGCTGTACAACCGCATCAGCGAGGGCGAAGTCTTCGGCCAGTTTGGCCTGCTGATGAACAGGAAGGTACGCTTCCCAGCCAAAGCTCTGGAAGACGTCCTGCTTTACAAGATTCCTTACGATACGTTCCAGTACCTCTGGGAAAATGACGACAACTTCGCCGATTTCGTTGAAATTGAAGACCGAAGCCGCCTGCGATCCGCCGTTTCCCGTCGCGAAAAGTCCAACCAGCTGATGACATCCAAGGTTACCCGGTTGATTGCCCGGGAGCCGGTATCAGCGCCCCACACCGTTCGCCTGCAGGAAGCGGCGCGGATCATGACCGAAAACGGCGTCTCCGCACTGCTGCTGATGGACGAGGAAGGTGAAAAGCCCCTGCTTAAGGGCATCATTACCGACCGGGACCTGCGCACCCGGGCCCTTAGCGAAGCCCTGGCCTCGGAAACCCCGATCAGCGAGATCATGTCGGAGGATCTGATCACCATCCGCTCGAACATGTTCATATTCGAGGCCATGCTCACCATGCTGCACAACAATGTGCACCATCTTCCGGTGATGGATCGGGATGAGGTTCGCGGCGTGATTGCGCTGTCTGACATCGTAAAGTACGAGAGTCAGAGCAGCCTATACCTGGTCAGCAACATCTACCATCAGCAGGATGTAAAAGGGCTGAAGAAGATCAGCCTGGATGTGCGGGACAGCTTTGTTCGTATGGTGAACGAAGATGCCAACTCCCACATGATTGGCAGTGCCATGGCCGGTATCGGGCGCAGCTTTACACAGCGCCTGCTGACACTGGGCGAAGAGAAACTCGGCCCCCCACCCGTGCCCTTCTGCTTCATGGCCCTCGGCTCCATGGCGCGGGACGAGCAACTGGTGGTCACGGACCAGGATAACGCCATGATCCTGGACGACAGCTTTGTGCCCGAAGAACACGACGAATACTTCCTGGCGCTGGCGAAATTTGTCAGCGATGGCCTTGCCGAGTGCGGCTACACCTACTGCACCGGCGACATTATGGCCACCAACCAGAAATGGCGGCAGCCATTGCGCGTCTGGAAGGACTATTTCACCGACTGGATTGATAATCCGAAAGCCGAGGCTCTCTTAAACAGCAATATCTTCTTTGATCTGGACGGCATATACGGCGAGACCGACTTTGCCGAACAGCTCAAGACACTGGTGGCGGACAAAGCCAGCAACAGCCAGCGGTTCCTGGCAATGCTGGCGCGCAACGCCCTGAACCGCACGCCGCCGATCGGCTTTTTCCGGACTTTCGTGCTGGAAGAGGATGGCAAGCACCAGAAGACCTTCAACCTGAAACGTCGCGGAACAGCGCCCCTGTCGGATCTGATCCGGGTTCACGCCCTGGCCTGCGGCTCCCGTGCTCAAAACTCGTTCGAGCGACTGAAAGCCATCGGCAACACCAAGCTCCTGCTGGACGACGACCTGGGCAACCTGAGGGATGCGCTTGAGTTTATCTCCATCGTTCGTATCCGACACCAGGCCCTGGCAATCGAGGCTGACCGGCAGCCGGACAACAACGTACGGCCCGAAGACCTTTCACCGTTTGAGCGCAGCCACCTCAAGGACGCATTCCAGGTGGTCAGCGGCGCCCAGAAGTTTCTGAAATTCCGGTATCACGCCGGGGTGGCCCGTAATGTCTAG
- a CDS encoding 3'-5' exonuclease: MSSEEQAENTVTRLPWPEQFKALAEQSKSSILKDYYESGCVSPETPLSEVPFVALDFETTGLDANQHSIVSIGLVPFTLDGIQLGKARHWIVRPKLPLHQTSITIHGITHSDIDQAPDLNDILKDLFASLNGRIPVVHYRKIERSFFDVALQWRLGEGIRFPLIDTMAIEAHLHPDRNPSRWQQLLGKKPVSIRLADSRLRYGLPHYAAHNALIDAVATAELLQAQVLHHFSRETRIGDLWL, translated from the coding sequence ATGTCTAGTGAGGAGCAGGCCGAGAATACTGTTACACGCCTGCCATGGCCCGAGCAATTCAAGGCCCTGGCGGAGCAGAGCAAGTCCTCGATTCTTAAAGACTATTACGAAAGTGGGTGTGTGTCGCCGGAGACGCCCTTATCCGAGGTGCCCTTTGTCGCGCTCGATTTCGAGACCACCGGGCTGGACGCCAATCAGCATTCGATTGTCAGTATCGGTCTGGTGCCGTTTACGCTCGACGGGATCCAGCTGGGCAAAGCCCGCCACTGGATCGTGCGGCCCAAGCTCCCGCTGCACCAGACCTCGATCACTATCCACGGCATTACCCACAGTGATATCGACCAGGCACCGGATTTGAACGATATCCTGAAGGATCTGTTTGCCAGCCTGAACGGGCGTATCCCCGTGGTTCACTACCGCAAAATCGAGAGATCGTTCTTCGACGTTGCCCTGCAATGGCGCCTGGGGGAAGGGATCCGGTTTCCGTTGATCGATACCATGGCCATTGAGGCTCACCTGCACCCGGACCGAAACCCGTCGCGTTGGCAACAACTGCTGGGGAAGAAACCCGTGTCGATTCGCTTGGCTGATAGCCGGCTGCGTTATGGGCTGCCTCACTATGCCGCCCACAACGCCCTGATTGATGCGGTTGCAACGGCTGAACTCCTGCAGGCCCAGGTGTTACACCATTTCAGCCGGGAGACCCGTATCGGGGATCTCTGGTTGTAG
- the msrB gene encoding peptide-methionine (R)-S-oxide reductase MsrB, translating into MKRKIMGLFSAVAFVSAVGLFTTHAVAEKSEPQMSKYAPDQPGLAVATFAGGCFWCVEAGYEKRVPGVVEVVSGYSGGKEASPSYKQVASGQTGHTEAVQVYYDPNEMTYEGLLQALWRMMDPTDNQGQFVDRGQQYRPAIFYHNAEQKRLAEAAVAELEASGVYEKPVVIEIVPFEKFYPAEEYHQDYYDKNPVRYNFYTFNSGRYQFIEKVYGEDYELDYTRFQENATVDASDDLVGDESASTEPGQMGGGFDPASFEKPAQDVLKQRLTDMQYEVTQEDGTEPAFNNKYWDNKKPGLYVDIVSGEPLFSSRDKYKSGTGWPSFTRPITPDAVVEREDNSFFMTRTEIRSSHADSHLGHVFSDGPAPTGLRYCMNSAAMDFIPLEKMEEAGYGEWIDNVEPQTDMASQ; encoded by the coding sequence ATGAAACGCAAGATTATGGGTCTGTTTTCCGCAGTGGCATTTGTCTCTGCAGTTGGTCTGTTCACCACCCACGCGGTTGCCGAAAAGTCGGAGCCGCAGATGAGCAAATACGCACCGGATCAACCGGGTCTGGCCGTGGCAACCTTTGCCGGCGGTTGTTTCTGGTGTGTTGAGGCCGGGTACGAAAAGCGTGTGCCGGGCGTGGTGGAAGTGGTCTCGGGCTATTCTGGTGGGAAAGAGGCAAGCCCCTCCTACAAGCAGGTTGCCTCGGGGCAGACTGGCCATACCGAAGCGGTACAGGTCTATTACGACCCCAACGAAATGACATACGAGGGCTTGTTGCAGGCGCTCTGGCGGATGATGGACCCGACCGATAATCAGGGTCAGTTTGTGGACCGCGGCCAGCAGTATCGTCCTGCTATTTTCTACCATAACGCTGAGCAGAAGCGCCTGGCCGAGGCGGCCGTTGCAGAATTGGAGGCATCCGGAGTTTACGAGAAACCCGTGGTGATCGAAATCGTGCCGTTTGAGAAATTTTACCCGGCGGAGGAATACCACCAGGACTACTACGACAAAAACCCGGTGCGCTACAACTTCTACACCTTCAACTCTGGACGCTATCAGTTTATCGAGAAGGTGTATGGCGAAGATTACGAGCTCGATTACACCCGGTTCCAGGAGAATGCCACAGTGGACGCCAGTGACGATCTGGTGGGCGATGAAAGTGCCAGCACAGAGCCCGGCCAGATGGGCGGTGGCTTTGATCCGGCAAGCTTTGAAAAGCCGGCCCAGGATGTCCTGAAGCAGCGCCTGACCGATATGCAGTACGAGGTAACCCAGGAAGACGGCACCGAGCCGGCGTTTAACAATAAATACTGGGACAACAAGAAGCCAGGACTCTACGTGGATATTGTCTCCGGCGAGCCGCTGTTTTCTTCACGGGACAAGTACAAATCCGGTACCGGCTGGCCCAGCTTTACCCGGCCGATCACACCAGACGCGGTGGTGGAACGTGAGGACAACTCGTTCTTCATGACCCGGACGGAAATCCGCAGCAGCCACGCGGATTCCCACCTGGGCCATGTGTTCAGCGATGGCCCCGCGCCAACCGGACTACGCTACTGCATGAACTCCGCGGCGATGGATTTTATCCCGCTGGAGAAGATGGAAGAGGCCGGTTATGGCGAATGGATTGACAACGTCGAACCGCAAACCGACATGGCAAGCCAGTAA
- a CDS encoding ATP-binding protein — protein sequence MALSVFRTLYARLAIGLFLLLLVVGGLFTFLSLASVREYSAAVNQQLNRDLARNLVSDRNLVTDGKLNRDALKQLFELYMTINPSIEIYLLDTEGNILSYSADPNKIKRNRVSLEPVRTLLENPGAYPLPGDDPRSHDRRKVFSVTPVPTAADPAGYLYVVLRGEEYDLAESMVHSNRLLQLGAGALAVSLFVGLLAGLVFFRLLTRRLSRLTERVESFERGMSPERAAAVAGKGDDIDYLAARFDQMAQRIVAQLDLLKHKDAQRRQLVAQVSHDLRTPLASIQGYIEALRMKQDTLASEERARFLDVALTESHRLGRLVEELFELAALDAREKQPTTEPFVVAELLHDVVQKHQPEAERAGVALSIVSVAPVRVLADIAMTERVLDNLISNAISHSPKDTEITLGVVEQAGGAQITVADAGPGIDDEDLEHVFEPFYQAAGASRAGHAGLGLAIAQRMVTLQQGKLSVRNTDGAVFSVWLPLARDSSVPGGEKSTAL from the coding sequence ATGGCCCTGTCTGTCTTCCGTACCCTCTATGCCCGGCTGGCGATCGGTCTGTTCCTGCTGCTGCTCGTGGTGGGTGGGCTCTTTACCTTTCTGAGTCTGGCTTCGGTGAGGGAATACTCGGCTGCGGTTAACCAGCAGCTGAACCGCGACCTCGCCCGTAACCTGGTGTCTGACCGCAACCTGGTAACCGATGGCAAGCTCAACCGCGATGCCCTGAAGCAGCTTTTCGAGCTGTACATGACGATCAACCCCAGCATCGAAATCTACCTGCTGGATACCGAAGGTAATATCCTTTCCTACTCCGCCGACCCGAACAAAATCAAGCGCAACCGGGTATCCCTGGAACCGGTACGTACCCTGCTTGAAAACCCGGGCGCTTACCCGCTGCCCGGCGATGATCCGCGCAGTCATGACCGGCGGAAGGTCTTCTCGGTAACGCCGGTGCCAACGGCCGCGGATCCAGCGGGTTATCTGTACGTGGTTCTGCGCGGCGAGGAGTACGACCTGGCCGAGAGCATGGTGCACAGCAACCGCCTCCTCCAGTTGGGCGCGGGTGCGCTGGCGGTGAGCCTGTTTGTCGGCCTGCTGGCCGGGCTGGTGTTCTTCCGGTTGCTGACGCGTCGGCTGTCGCGGCTGACCGAGCGGGTGGAATCCTTCGAGCGTGGCATGTCGCCTGAACGCGCCGCCGCGGTGGCGGGCAAAGGCGATGATATTGATTACCTGGCCGCCCGGTTCGATCAGATGGCCCAGCGAATTGTTGCCCAGCTGGACCTTCTTAAACACAAGGATGCCCAGCGCCGGCAGCTGGTTGCCCAGGTCTCCCACGATCTTAGAACGCCACTGGCATCCATCCAGGGTTATATCGAAGCCTTGCGCATGAAACAGGACACGCTCGCCTCCGAGGAGCGGGCACGTTTCCTGGATGTGGCCCTGACCGAAAGCCACCGGCTTGGTCGCCTGGTGGAGGAACTGTTTGAACTTGCCGCACTGGATGCCCGGGAGAAACAGCCGACGACGGAACCGTTTGTGGTTGCCGAACTCCTGCATGATGTGGTGCAGAAGCACCAGCCCGAGGCGGAGCGCGCCGGCGTTGCCCTGTCGATTGTTTCCGTCGCACCGGTCCGGGTGCTGGCGGATATCGCCATGACCGAGCGGGTATTGGATAACCTGATCAGCAACGCCATCAGCCATTCGCCGAAAGACACGGAGATCACATTGGGCGTTGTCGAACAGGCCGGGGGTGCGCAAATTACCGTCGCCGACGCTGGCCCCGGTATCGATGATGAGGACCTGGAGCACGTCTTCGAACCCTTTTATCAGGCCGCAGGTGCGTCCAGGGCGGGGCATGCCGGTCTTGGCCTCGCGATTGCCCAGCGAATGGTGACGCTGCAGCAGGGAAAACTCTCGGTGCGCAATACCGATGGCGCCGTTTTCAGCGTCTGGCTGCCCCTGGCCCGCGACAGCTCGGTCCCAGGCGGCGAAAAATCCACAGCGTTATGA
- a CDS encoding response regulator transcription factor → MTRTVLIIEDNPGIGELVRMQVSDLGMKPVLVDRGDTGLERFREGGVDLVILDLMLPGLDGLAVCREIRACPGYVPVLMLTAKSTELDRVLGLEMGADDYLTKPFSVAELAARIKALFRRVDALSQAAPAGDQADEIEVDGLRIDPVRRRVFVDDREVDLTAREFDLLWHFASHRGRVFSRAQLLDSVWGYNHEGYEHTVNTHINRLRNKIEADPADPRYVQTVWGVGYRFMD, encoded by the coding sequence ATGACGCGAACGGTACTGATTATTGAAGACAACCCCGGCATCGGTGAGCTGGTCCGTATGCAGGTTTCAGATCTGGGAATGAAGCCCGTGCTCGTGGATCGGGGGGACACCGGCCTGGAACGGTTCCGTGAGGGCGGCGTCGACCTGGTTATTCTGGATCTGATGTTGCCGGGCCTGGATGGTTTGGCGGTGTGCCGCGAGATTCGTGCCTGCCCGGGCTATGTACCAGTGCTGATGTTGACGGCAAAGAGCACAGAGCTGGATCGGGTCCTGGGCCTGGAGATGGGCGCGGACGATTACCTGACGAAGCCTTTCAGCGTGGCGGAGCTGGCAGCGCGCATCAAAGCGCTTTTCCGACGGGTAGACGCGCTCTCCCAGGCAGCGCCTGCAGGCGATCAGGCTGATGAGATTGAGGTGGACGGGCTTCGGATTGATCCGGTTCGCCGGCGAGTGTTTGTGGATGATCGGGAAGTGGACCTGACCGCCCGCGAGTTCGACCTGCTCTGGCACTTTGCCTCCCATCGGGGCCGGGTGTTCAGCCGGGCGCAATTGCTCGATTCTGTGTGGGGTTACAACCATGAGGGCTACGAGCATACCGTGAACACCCACATCAACCGCCTGCGCAACAAGATTGAAGCCGATCCCGCCGACCCACGATACGTCCAGACGGTCTGGGGTGTTGGCTATCGGTTCATGGATTAG
- a CDS encoding QsdR family transcriptional regulator, with translation MADKTVTRATPAEAFKRARRMWLKGERIHLAPLADELGIGRATLFRWVGNKDLLVGEILWSLYEPLWRQAMAETPGVGVDYIVGVYRRTNSTILRFEPLRRFINQDPEYALKILTSSQSILHTRTVETNTRMLKDQVAAGHIKPPMNIFSLSYFMIRLAESCLYSDIIAGREPREAELEDACTAVRILLGGKA, from the coding sequence GTGGCAGACAAAACCGTAACCAGGGCAACACCGGCCGAGGCGTTCAAGCGGGCACGTCGCATGTGGCTCAAGGGTGAGCGCATTCACCTGGCGCCGCTGGCTGATGAGCTCGGAATTGGCCGCGCCACCCTGTTTCGCTGGGTGGGCAACAAGGATCTGCTGGTCGGCGAGATTCTCTGGTCCCTGTACGAGCCCCTTTGGCGACAGGCCATGGCGGAGACACCAGGCGTCGGTGTGGACTATATCGTCGGCGTATACCGACGCACCAACTCCACCATCCTGCGTTTCGAGCCGCTGCGCCGTTTTATCAACCAGGACCCGGAATACGCCCTGAAGATCCTCACCTCGTCCCAGTCGATCCTCCACACCCGCACGGTGGAAACCAACACACGGATGCTGAAAGACCAGGTTGCTGCCGGGCATATCAAGCCACCAATGAACATCTTCAGCCTGTCTTACTTTATGATCCGACTGGCAGAGTCCTGCCTGTACAGCGACATCATCGCCGGGCGCGAACCCAGGGAGGCAGAATTGGAGGATGCCTGTACGGCCGTGCGGATTTTGCTGGGAGGAAAAGCATAG
- a CDS encoding aldehyde dehydrogenase family protein has product MNELNRNYINGQWVSWAGDMIDVHEAGTGDVIARVPAAGADEMEQAIAAADAAFESWSESTLEERIKVLEQLHAGLKERAPEIAETVCREVGMPIKLATPIQAGMPAAVTKSYLKLLPDFPFTEQSGNSEVQYAPVGVVGCITPWNYPLHQVILKIVPAIAAGCTVVLKPSEIAPQTAFILAEILDGTDLPKGVFNMVCGYGHTVGDTLIKHPDVRMVSFTGSTRTGNLIAHAAADDFKRFALEMGGKSASVILPDADLAAAVKGTINNCLLNSGQTCTALTRMLVPADKHDEACELAAAAVAKMTPGNPLEETTRLGPLSSAQQRDKVIDYIKLGIQEGAKLIAGGPEAPEGCEKGYFVKATVFGNVKPDSRIAQEEIFGPVLCVIPYNDEAEAVKIANGTQYGLSGAVWSGDDAKAKKIASKLRTGQVFVNGGAFNPMAPFGGFGHSGIGREFGKWGLEEFLEVRSLQL; this is encoded by the coding sequence ATGAACGAGCTGAACAGGAACTACATCAACGGCCAATGGGTTAGCTGGGCCGGTGACATGATCGACGTTCACGAAGCTGGCACCGGTGACGTGATTGCCCGCGTTCCCGCCGCCGGCGCGGATGAGATGGAACAGGCCATCGCTGCCGCCGATGCGGCGTTTGAAAGCTGGTCGGAAAGCACCCTGGAAGAACGGATCAAGGTGCTGGAACAGCTGCACGCCGGCCTGAAAGAGCGCGCGCCGGAAATCGCCGAGACCGTCTGCCGGGAAGTGGGCATGCCCATCAAACTGGCCACGCCGATCCAGGCTGGTATGCCGGCAGCCGTGACCAAGAGCTACCTGAAACTGCTGCCCGACTTCCCGTTTACCGAACAGTCCGGCAACTCCGAGGTGCAATATGCGCCGGTCGGTGTGGTTGGTTGCATTACCCCCTGGAACTACCCGTTGCACCAGGTGATCCTGAAAATCGTTCCGGCGATTGCGGCCGGTTGCACCGTGGTGCTCAAGCCTTCGGAGATCGCTCCCCAGACGGCGTTTATCCTTGCCGAGATCCTCGATGGCACAGACCTGCCCAAGGGCGTGTTCAACATGGTGTGCGGCTATGGTCATACCGTGGGTGATACCCTGATCAAGCATCCGGATGTGCGCATGGTGTCCTTCACCGGCTCCACCCGCACCGGCAACCTGATCGCCCACGCCGCAGCCGATGACTTCAAACGCTTCGCCCTGGAGATGGGCGGCAAATCCGCCTCCGTGATCCTCCCGGACGCCGACCTGGCGGCTGCCGTTAAAGGTACCATCAACAACTGCCTGCTGAACTCCGGCCAGACCTGCACCGCGCTCACCCGCATGCTGGTTCCGGCCGACAAGCACGACGAGGCCTGTGAACTCGCCGCCGCTGCCGTGGCTAAAATGACCCCGGGTAACCCGCTGGAAGAAACCACACGGTTGGGCCCGCTGTCGTCTGCCCAGCAGCGTGACAAGGTGATCGACTACATCAAACTGGGTATCCAGGAGGGTGCCAAGCTCATCGCCGGTGGGCCGGAAGCGCCCGAGGGATGCGAGAAAGGTTACTTCGTCAAGGCGACCGTCTTCGGCAACGTAAAACCGGACAGCCGCATCGCCCAGGAGGAAATTTTCGGGCCGGTGCTGTGTGTGATTCCCTACAACGATGAAGCCGAAGCGGTGAAAATCGCCAACGGCACCCAGTACGGGCTATCTGGTGCGGTCTGGTCCGGCGACGATGCCAAGGCCAAGAAAATTGCCAGTAAGTTGCGCACTGGTCAGGTATTCGTCAATGGTGGCGCGTTCAACCCGATGGCACCGTTCGGCGGCTTTGGCCACTCTGGTATCGGCCGCGAATTCGGCAAGTGGGGACTGGAGGAGTTTCTGGAAGTTCGCTCGCTTCAGCTGTAA
- a CDS encoding zinc-binding dehydrogenase, with the protein MDRQAKAVVCREWGQPVQVETITVEGPKRDEITIKIAACGVCHSDLSATTGKIPYPPPLVLGHEAAGVVVEVGEGVTAFREGDHVVSTFISMCGKCSQCVRGRPVLCENARKAMFNLPDGTVRTKGADGEPLNVFGACGVMAEFATMHVDNCVKVDETVPMQNAALVGCAVMTGVGAVFNTAKLEPGSRAAVFGIGGVGLNAIQGCVTAGAEMIVAVDSNPAKLAMAKEFGATHTVNINEVEDAAKAVKKMTGGVDYAFECVGAGPVVEQAYKSLGRGGTAVVVGVADPKDKTSLTTLTLPADERTLKGSWLGSARPQHDFPRILGLYKAGKLKLDELVTRTYPIEEAAQAFDDMVAGKNARGVIVFE; encoded by the coding sequence ATGGACAGACAAGCAAAAGCCGTCGTCTGCCGGGAATGGGGGCAGCCTGTTCAGGTGGAAACCATCACGGTGGAAGGCCCCAAGCGGGATGAAATCACCATCAAGATCGCGGCCTGCGGTGTTTGCCACAGCGATCTGTCCGCCACCACGGGTAAGATTCCCTACCCGCCTCCCCTTGTATTGGGGCACGAAGCCGCCGGCGTGGTTGTCGAAGTCGGTGAGGGCGTAACAGCCTTCAGGGAAGGCGACCATGTGGTGAGCACCTTCATATCCATGTGCGGCAAATGCAGCCAGTGTGTTCGTGGCCGCCCGGTGCTCTGCGAGAACGCACGCAAGGCCATGTTCAACCTGCCGGATGGCACGGTCAGAACCAAAGGCGCGGACGGCGAGCCCCTGAACGTCTTCGGCGCCTGCGGCGTGATGGCCGAGTTCGCCACCATGCACGTGGACAACTGCGTAAAAGTGGATGAAACCGTGCCGATGCAGAACGCCGCCCTGGTGGGCTGCGCTGTGATGACCGGTGTCGGCGCTGTCTTCAATACGGCAAAGCTGGAGCCCGGCTCCAGAGCCGCCGTGTTTGGCATAGGTGGCGTTGGCCTCAACGCCATCCAGGGCTGTGTGACCGCTGGCGCCGAGATGATCGTGGCGGTGGACAGCAACCCCGCCAAGCTGGCGATGGCGAAAGAGTTTGGTGCCACCCACACCGTGAATATCAACGAGGTGGAGGACGCCGCCAAGGCTGTTAAGAAAATGACCGGCGGCGTTGACTACGCCTTCGAATGCGTGGGCGCCGGGCCGGTGGTAGAACAGGCCTACAAGAGTCTGGGCCGTGGCGGTACCGCGGTGGTCGTGGGTGTGGCGGATCCGAAGGACAAGACCTCGCTGACCACCCTCACCCTGCCGGCGGACGAGCGAACCCTGAAAGGCAGCTGGCTGGGTTCGGCAAGGCCGCAGCACGATTTCCCCAGGATCCTGGGTCTTTACAAGGCTGGTAAACTCAAGCTGGATGAACTGGTTACCCGGACCTACCCCATAGAAGAAGCCGCACAGGCGTTCGATGATATGGTGGCAGGCAAGAACGCCCGAGGCGTTATCGTATTTGAATGA
- a CDS encoding acetyl-CoA C-acyltransferase, with translation MSDAVIVSTARTGLAKSYRGSLNNTHSVDMAGHVIKHAVERAGIDPSIVEDVIMGAAYQEGAQGRNIARLAAIRAGLPVTTAGFSINRFCSSGLQSIALAAQRVVSEKVPAMVAGGVESISLVQNEKINSFHATNEWLMKNKPELYLSMIETADIVAKRYNVSREAQDEYSLISQQRTAAAQQAGKFDDEIVPFDATMLVKDKETGEVSEKQVTLTGDECNRPNTTLEGLAGLQPVRGPEQFITAGNASQLSDGASVCTVMNSTYAEKHNIEPMGIFRGFAVAGCEPDEMGIGPVYAIPRLLERNGLTMDDIDLWELNEAFASQVIYCRDRLGIPMEKLNVNGGSISIGHPFGVTGARQTGHALIEGKRRGAKYVVITMCIGGGQGAAGLFEVV, from the coding sequence ATGTCTGATGCAGTTATCGTTTCCACCGCCCGTACCGGCCTTGCGAAATCCTACCGGGGCTCTTTGAACAACACACACAGCGTGGATATGGCAGGTCACGTTATCAAGCATGCTGTTGAGCGCGCAGGTATTGATCCGTCTATTGTTGAGGATGTGATCATGGGTGCGGCCTATCAGGAGGGCGCCCAGGGCCGGAATATTGCCCGTCTGGCGGCCATCCGCGCCGGTCTTCCGGTGACCACTGCCGGGTTCTCCATCAACCGGTTCTGCAGCTCGGGGTTGCAGTCCATTGCCCTGGCGGCACAGCGGGTGGTGTCCGAGAAAGTACCCGCCATGGTGGCCGGGGGCGTTGAGTCCATTTCCCTGGTGCAGAACGAGAAGATCAACAGCTTCCACGCCACCAATGAGTGGCTGATGAAGAACAAGCCCGAGCTGTACCTTTCGATGATTGAGACGGCGGATATTGTCGCCAAGCGCTACAACGTCAGCCGTGAAGCCCAGGATGAGTATTCGCTGATTTCCCAGCAGCGCACGGCGGCGGCCCAGCAGGCTGGCAAGTTTGACGATGAGATCGTGCCGTTCGATGCCACCATGCTGGTAAAGGACAAGGAAACCGGTGAGGTCAGCGAAAAGCAGGTGACCCTGACCGGTGACGAATGCAATCGCCCGAACACCACCCTTGAAGGCCTGGCGGGTCTGCAGCCGGTTCGTGGCCCGGAGCAGTTCATTACCGCGGGCAATGCCAGCCAGCTGTCGGACGGTGCCTCGGTGTGCACGGTGATGAACAGCACCTATGCCGAGAAGCACAACATTGAACCCATGGGTATTTTCCGTGGCTTCGCTGTGGCGGGTTGTGAGCCGGATGAGATGGGCATCGGCCCGGTGTATGCGATTCCGCGACTGCTTGAGCGCAATGGCCTGACCATGGACGACATTGATCTGTGGGAGCTGAACGAAGCCTTCGCGTCCCAGGTGATTTACTGTCGTGACCGCTTGGGCATTCCCATGGAGAAGCTGAACGTAAACGGCGGCTCAATTTCCATCGGCCACCCCTTTGGTGTTACCGGTGCGCGCCAGACAGGCCACGCCCTGATCGAAGGCAAGCGCCGTGGGGCGAAATACGTGGTGATCACCATGTGCATCGGCGGTGGCCAGGGTGCTGCTGGCCTGTTCGAGGTGGTTTGA